In Peromyscus maniculatus bairdii isolate BWxNUB_F1_BW_parent chromosome 9, HU_Pman_BW_mat_3.1, whole genome shotgun sequence, one genomic interval encodes:
- the Tsc22d1 gene encoding TSC22 domain family protein 1 isoform X1 — protein MHQPPESTAAAAAAADISARKMAHPAMFPRRGSGGGSASALNAAGTGVSGAAPSSEDFPPPSLLQPPPPAASSTQGPQPPPPQSLNLSQAQLQAQPLAPGGTQMKKKSGFQITSVTPAQISASISSNNSIAEDTESYDDLDESHTEDLSSSEILDVSLSRATDLGEPERSSSEETLNNFQEAETPGAVSPNQPHLPQPHLPHLPQQNVVINGNAHPHHLHHHHHIHHGHHLHHGHHHSSHAAVASSSMPGGPPSSPVSRRLSTTGSSEGGVPVAPTSAVSSSGLPASVMTNIRAPSTTGSIGISSVTGPSAPNNVNVAAVGSFSPSVTSSVHGSANISTSNIPNAASVSVGPGVTSGVNVNVLSGMGNGTVSSSPVTNSVLNAAAGITVGVVSSQQQQQQQQQPTVNTSRFRVVKLDSTSEPFKKGRWTCTEFYEKENAPPPAAAEGVVVNKAVETVKQTPTEVASERESTSGSSVSSSVSTLSHYTESVGSGEMGAPSVVVQQPPPQPQPPPPGLQGVALQQIEFGSPGPQSIAAVSIPQSISQSQMSQVQLQPQELSFQQKQGLQPVPLQATMSAAAVIQPSSVNVVGVTSAVGQQPSISSLAQPQLPYSQTAPAVQTPLPGAPPQQLQYGQPPPPPPMVSTQIAPGHGQSMTQNPASEYVQPQPILQASVSSGQASSAGPGAGPSGIPVPPPQGIQLPAQPTAATVQAQPAGASGQPIGQAQTAVSALPAGSQMASIGPQANLPTAVQQPSTQVTPSVIPQGAPPSSQGVLPAPTGILHQGVQTSASSLPQQLVIAPQSTLLTVPPQPQGVETVVQGVVSQQLPAGSPLPSASSVSVTSQVSSAGPPGMPSAPTNLAPPQNIAQPPATQNGSLVPSVSQSPLIATNISLPLAQQIPLSSTQFSTQSLAQAIGSQMEDARRPAEPSSAGVPQTLSGDSGGVSAVSDGSSSSLAASASLFPLKVLPLTTPLVDGEDESSGASVVAIDNKIEQAMDLVKSHLMYAVREEVEVLKEQIKELIEKNSQLEQENNLLKTLASPEQLAQFQAQLQTGSPPATTQPQGTTQPPAQPASQGSGSTA, from the coding sequence ATGCACCAGCCGCCGGAGTCCACCGCCGCGGCGGCCGCCGCTGCAGACATTAGTGCTAGGAAGATGGCGCACCCGGCAATGTTCCCTCGAAGGGGCAGCGGTGGTGGCAGCGCCTCTGCTCTCAATGCAGCAGGTACCGGCGTCAGTGGTGCTGCTCCATCGTCTGAggattttcctcctccttccctgctccAGCCGCCGCCTCCTGCTGCATCTTCCACGCAGGGACCACAGCCTCCGCCTCCACAAAGCCTGAACCTTTCGCAGGCTCAGCTGCAGGCACAGCCTCTTGCGCCGGGCGGAActcagatgaaaaagaaaagtggcTTCCAGATAACTAGCGTTACTCCGGCTCAGATCTCTGCCAGCATCAGCTCCAACAACAGCATCGCAGAGGACACCGAGAGCTACGACGATCTGGACGAGTCGCACACGGAAGACCTGTCCTCTTCCGAGATCCTTGATGTGTCACTTTCCAGGGCCACTGACTTGGGTGAGCCTGAACGCAGCTCCTCAGAAGAGACTCTGAATAACTTCCAGGAGGCCGAGACACCTGGGGCAGTCTCTCCTAACCAGCCCCACCTTCCTCAGCCTCATTTGCCTCACCTCCCACAACAGAACGTTGTGATCAATGGAAACGCTCATCcacaccacctccatcaccaccatcacattCATCATGGGCACCACCTCCACCATGGACACCATCACTCATCCCATGCTGCTGTGGCCAGTTCATCCATGCCTGGAGGGCCGCCCTCGAGCCCAGTGTCCAGAAGACTCTCTACAACTGGAAGTTCTGAAGGTGGGGTGCCAGTGGCACCGACTTCTGCTGTCTCATCGAGTGGCCTCCCTGCCTCTGTGATGACTAACATCCGTGCTCCAAGTACTACTGGCAGCATAGGTATCAGTTCTGTTACGGGCCCGAGTGCACCAAATAACGTGAACGTCGCTGCCGTGGGTAGTTTCAGCCCTAGTGTGACAAGCAGTGTGCATGGTAGTGCGAATATAAGTACAAGCAATATTCCTAATGCTGCTAGTGTAAGTGTCGGGCCTGGAGTTACCAGTGGTGTTAATGTGAATGTCTTGAGTGGCATGGGCAATGGTactgtttcttcctctcctgtAACTAACAGTGTCCTTAATGCAGCTGCAGGTATCACTGTGGGAGTGGTTTcaagtcagcagcagcagcagcagcagcagcaaccaaCAGTTAACACGTCAAGGTTCAGAGTTGTCAAGTTAGACTCCACTTCTGAGCCCTTTAAAAAAGGTAGATGGACTTGCACTGAGTTCTACGAAAAGGAGAATGCGCCGCCGCCGGCGGCCGCAGAAGGCGTGGTGGTAAATAAGGCGGTGGAGACCGTGAAGCAGACCCCCACGGAAGTGGCTTCGGAGAGGGAGAGCACCAGTGGGAGTTCCGTGAGCAGTAGTGTCAGCACCCTGAGCCACTACACAGAGAGTGTGGGCAGTGGGGAGATGGGAGCCCCTAGCGTGGTGGTGCAGCAGCCAccgccgcagccgcagccgccaCCACCAGGTCTTCAAGGTGTGGCCCTCCAGCAGATAGAGTTCGGTAGCCCCGGTCCACAGAGTATTGCAGCAGTGAGTATACCACAGAGTATTTCTCAGTCGCAGATGTCCCAAGTCCAATTACAGCCTCAAGAGTTGAGCTTTCAGCAAAAGCAAGGTCTTCAACCTGTACCTCTGCAAGCCACGATGAGTGCAGCCGCGGTCATCCAGCCTTCCTCTGTCAACGTGGTGGGTGTAACGTCGGCCGTGGGTCAGCAGCCTTCCATTTCCAGTCTGGCTCAGCCCCAACTGCCGTATTCTCAGACAGCTCCTGCCGTGCAGACTCCTCTTCCAGGGGCACCACCCCAGCAGTTACAATACgggcagccgccgccgccgccgccaatgGTTTCCACACAGATAGCTCCAGGCCACGGCCAGTCAATGACTCAGAATCCTGCTTCCGAGTATGTACAGCCGCAGCCAATTCTTCAAGCATCCGTGTCCTCCGGACAGGCCAGTTCTGCAGGACCGGGAGCAGGACCCTCAGGGATCCCTGTGCCTCCGCCACAGGGGATCCAGCTGCCAGCGCAGCCCACCGCCGCCACCGTCCAAGCACAACCTGCAGGGGCATCTGGGCAGCCCATTGGCCAGGCTCAAACAGCAGTGTCTGCTCTCCCAGCTGGCAGTCAGATGGCGAGTATCGGTCCACAAGCAAACTTACCCACGGCAGTCCAGCAGCCATCTACCCAGGTTACACCTTCAGTTATCCCGCAAGGTGCTCCGCCATCTTCACAAGGAGTGCTGCCCGCTCCGACTGGGATTCTTCATCAGGGAGTTCAAACCAGTGCTTCAAGCCTTCCTCAGCAATTGGTTATCGCACCCCAGAGTACCTTGTTAACTGTGCCTCCCCAGCCGCAGGGAGTAGAAACGGTGGTCCAAGGAGTTGTTAGTCAGCAGTTGCCCGCAGGTAGTCCTTTGCCCTCTGCCAGTAGTGTTTCTGTTACCAGTCAGGTTAGTTCCGCTGGCCCTCCTGGAATGCCTTCTGCCCCAACAAACTTAGCTCCACCACAGAATATAGCACAACCCCCGGCTACCCAAAATGGCAGTTTGGTTCCGAGCGTTAGTCAATCCCCCTTGATAGCCACTAACATCAGTTTGCCTTTGGCACAACAGATACCACTAAGTTCTACTCAGTTCTCTACGCAATCCTTAGCTCAGGCGATTGGAAGCCAGATGGAAGACGCCAGGCGCCCAGCGGAGCCCTCCTCAGCCGGCGTACCTCAGACTCTGAGCGGTGACAGTGGGGGGGTGTCAGCAGTTTCAGATGGGAGTAGCAGCAGCCTCGCagcctctgcttctctcttcccGTTGAAGGTGCTACCGCTGACAACACCCCTGGTGGATGGCGAGGACGAGAG
- the Tsc22d1 gene encoding TSC22 domain family protein 1 isoform X2, which translates to MHQPPESTAAAAAAADISARKMAHPAMFPRRGSGGGSASALNAAGTGVSGAAPSSEDFPPPSLLQPPPPAASSTQGPQPPPPQSLNLSQAQLQAQPLAPGGTQMKKKSGFQITSVTPAQISASISSNNSIAEDTESYDDLDESHTEDLSSSEILDVSLSRATDLGEPERSSSEETLNNFQEAETPGAVSPNQPHLPQPHLPHLPQQNVVINGNAHPHHLHHHHHIHHGHHLHHGHHHSSHAAVASSSMPGGPPSSPVSRRLSTTGSSEGGVPVAPTSAVSSSGLPASVMTNIRAPSTTGSIGISSVTGPSAPNNVNVAAVGSFSPSVTSSVHGSANISTSNIPNAASVSVGPGVTSGVNVNVLSGMGNGTVSSSPVTNSVLNAAAGITVGVVSSQQQQQQQQQPTVNTSRFRVVKLDSTSEPFKKGRWTCTEFYEKENAPPPAAAEGVVVNKAVETVKQTPTEVASERESTSGSSVSSSVSTLSHYTESVGSGEMGAPSVVVQQPPPQPQPPPPGLQGVALQQIEFGSPGPQSIAAVSIPQSISQSQMSQVQLQPQELSFQQKQGLQPVPLQATMSAAAVIQPSSVNVVGVTSAVGQQPSISSLAQPQLPYSQTAPAVQTPLPGAPPQQLQYGQPPPPPPMVSTQIAPGHGQSMTQNPASEYVQPQPILQASVSSGQASSAGPGAGPSGIPVPPPQGIQLPAQPTAATVQAQPAGASGQPIGQAQTAVSALPAGSQMASIGPQANLPTAVQQPSTQVTPSVIPQGAPPSSQGVLPAPTGILHQGVQTSASSLPQQLVIAPQSTLLTVPPQPQGVETVVQGVVSQQLPAGSPLPSASSVSVTSQVSSAGPPGMPSAPTNLAPPQNIAQPPATQNGSLVPSVSQSPLIATNISLPLAQQIPLSSTQFSTQSLAQAIGSQMEDARRPAEPSSAGVPQTLSGDSGGVSAVSDGSSSSLAASASLFPLKVLPLTTPLVDGEDESFGMFPNWLPEPGEKAKAVDPSCWLLLP; encoded by the coding sequence ATGCACCAGCCGCCGGAGTCCACCGCCGCGGCGGCCGCCGCTGCAGACATTAGTGCTAGGAAGATGGCGCACCCGGCAATGTTCCCTCGAAGGGGCAGCGGTGGTGGCAGCGCCTCTGCTCTCAATGCAGCAGGTACCGGCGTCAGTGGTGCTGCTCCATCGTCTGAggattttcctcctccttccctgctccAGCCGCCGCCTCCTGCTGCATCTTCCACGCAGGGACCACAGCCTCCGCCTCCACAAAGCCTGAACCTTTCGCAGGCTCAGCTGCAGGCACAGCCTCTTGCGCCGGGCGGAActcagatgaaaaagaaaagtggcTTCCAGATAACTAGCGTTACTCCGGCTCAGATCTCTGCCAGCATCAGCTCCAACAACAGCATCGCAGAGGACACCGAGAGCTACGACGATCTGGACGAGTCGCACACGGAAGACCTGTCCTCTTCCGAGATCCTTGATGTGTCACTTTCCAGGGCCACTGACTTGGGTGAGCCTGAACGCAGCTCCTCAGAAGAGACTCTGAATAACTTCCAGGAGGCCGAGACACCTGGGGCAGTCTCTCCTAACCAGCCCCACCTTCCTCAGCCTCATTTGCCTCACCTCCCACAACAGAACGTTGTGATCAATGGAAACGCTCATCcacaccacctccatcaccaccatcacattCATCATGGGCACCACCTCCACCATGGACACCATCACTCATCCCATGCTGCTGTGGCCAGTTCATCCATGCCTGGAGGGCCGCCCTCGAGCCCAGTGTCCAGAAGACTCTCTACAACTGGAAGTTCTGAAGGTGGGGTGCCAGTGGCACCGACTTCTGCTGTCTCATCGAGTGGCCTCCCTGCCTCTGTGATGACTAACATCCGTGCTCCAAGTACTACTGGCAGCATAGGTATCAGTTCTGTTACGGGCCCGAGTGCACCAAATAACGTGAACGTCGCTGCCGTGGGTAGTTTCAGCCCTAGTGTGACAAGCAGTGTGCATGGTAGTGCGAATATAAGTACAAGCAATATTCCTAATGCTGCTAGTGTAAGTGTCGGGCCTGGAGTTACCAGTGGTGTTAATGTGAATGTCTTGAGTGGCATGGGCAATGGTactgtttcttcctctcctgtAACTAACAGTGTCCTTAATGCAGCTGCAGGTATCACTGTGGGAGTGGTTTcaagtcagcagcagcagcagcagcagcagcaaccaaCAGTTAACACGTCAAGGTTCAGAGTTGTCAAGTTAGACTCCACTTCTGAGCCCTTTAAAAAAGGTAGATGGACTTGCACTGAGTTCTACGAAAAGGAGAATGCGCCGCCGCCGGCGGCCGCAGAAGGCGTGGTGGTAAATAAGGCGGTGGAGACCGTGAAGCAGACCCCCACGGAAGTGGCTTCGGAGAGGGAGAGCACCAGTGGGAGTTCCGTGAGCAGTAGTGTCAGCACCCTGAGCCACTACACAGAGAGTGTGGGCAGTGGGGAGATGGGAGCCCCTAGCGTGGTGGTGCAGCAGCCAccgccgcagccgcagccgccaCCACCAGGTCTTCAAGGTGTGGCCCTCCAGCAGATAGAGTTCGGTAGCCCCGGTCCACAGAGTATTGCAGCAGTGAGTATACCACAGAGTATTTCTCAGTCGCAGATGTCCCAAGTCCAATTACAGCCTCAAGAGTTGAGCTTTCAGCAAAAGCAAGGTCTTCAACCTGTACCTCTGCAAGCCACGATGAGTGCAGCCGCGGTCATCCAGCCTTCCTCTGTCAACGTGGTGGGTGTAACGTCGGCCGTGGGTCAGCAGCCTTCCATTTCCAGTCTGGCTCAGCCCCAACTGCCGTATTCTCAGACAGCTCCTGCCGTGCAGACTCCTCTTCCAGGGGCACCACCCCAGCAGTTACAATACgggcagccgccgccgccgccgccaatgGTTTCCACACAGATAGCTCCAGGCCACGGCCAGTCAATGACTCAGAATCCTGCTTCCGAGTATGTACAGCCGCAGCCAATTCTTCAAGCATCCGTGTCCTCCGGACAGGCCAGTTCTGCAGGACCGGGAGCAGGACCCTCAGGGATCCCTGTGCCTCCGCCACAGGGGATCCAGCTGCCAGCGCAGCCCACCGCCGCCACCGTCCAAGCACAACCTGCAGGGGCATCTGGGCAGCCCATTGGCCAGGCTCAAACAGCAGTGTCTGCTCTCCCAGCTGGCAGTCAGATGGCGAGTATCGGTCCACAAGCAAACTTACCCACGGCAGTCCAGCAGCCATCTACCCAGGTTACACCTTCAGTTATCCCGCAAGGTGCTCCGCCATCTTCACAAGGAGTGCTGCCCGCTCCGACTGGGATTCTTCATCAGGGAGTTCAAACCAGTGCTTCAAGCCTTCCTCAGCAATTGGTTATCGCACCCCAGAGTACCTTGTTAACTGTGCCTCCCCAGCCGCAGGGAGTAGAAACGGTGGTCCAAGGAGTTGTTAGTCAGCAGTTGCCCGCAGGTAGTCCTTTGCCCTCTGCCAGTAGTGTTTCTGTTACCAGTCAGGTTAGTTCCGCTGGCCCTCCTGGAATGCCTTCTGCCCCAACAAACTTAGCTCCACCACAGAATATAGCACAACCCCCGGCTACCCAAAATGGCAGTTTGGTTCCGAGCGTTAGTCAATCCCCCTTGATAGCCACTAACATCAGTTTGCCTTTGGCACAACAGATACCACTAAGTTCTACTCAGTTCTCTACGCAATCCTTAGCTCAGGCGATTGGAAGCCAGATGGAAGACGCCAGGCGCCCAGCGGAGCCCTCCTCAGCCGGCGTACCTCAGACTCTGAGCGGTGACAGTGGGGGGGTGTCAGCAGTTTCAGATGGGAGTAGCAGCAGCCTCGCagcctctgcttctctcttcccGTTGAAGGTGCTACCGCTGACAACACCCCTGGTGGATGGCGAGGACGAGAG
- the Tsc22d1 gene encoding TSC22 domain family protein 1 isoform X3, whose amino-acid sequence MHQPPESTAAAAAAADISARKMAHPAMFPRRGSGGGSASALNAAGTGVSGAAPSSEDFPPPSLLQPPPPAASSTQGPQPPPPQSLNLSQAQLQAQPLAPGGTQMKKKSGFQITSVTPAQISASISSNNSIAEDTESYDDLDESHTEDLSSSEILDVSLSRATDLGEPERSSSEETLNNFQEAETPGAVSPNQPHLPQPHLPHLPQQNVVINGNAHPHHLHHHHHIHHGHHLHHGHHHSSHAAVASSSMPGGPPSSPVSRRLSTTGSSEGGVPVAPTSAVSSSGLPASVMTNIRAPSTTGSIGISSVTGPSAPNNVNVAAVGSFSPSVTSSVHGSANISTSNIPNAASVSVGPGVTSGVNVNVLSGMGNGTVSSSPVTNSVLNAAAGITVGVVSSQQQQQQQQQPTVNTSRFRVVKLDSTSEPFKKGRWTCTEFYEKENAPPPAAAEGVVVNKAVETVKQTPTEVASERESTSGSSVSSSVSTLSHYTESVGSGEMGAPSVVVQQPPPQPQPPPPGLQGVALQQIEFGSPGPQSIAAVSIPQSISQSQMSQVQLQPQELSFQQKQGLQPVPLQATMSAAAVIQPSSVNVVGVTSAVGQQPSISSLAQPQLPYSQTAPAVQTPLPGAPPQQLQYGQPPPPPPMVSTQIAPGHGQSMTQNPASEYVQPQPILQASVSSGQASSAGPGAGPSGIPVPPPQGIQLPAQPTAATVQAQPAGASGQPIGQAQTAVSALPAGSQMASIGPQANLPTAVQQPSTQVTPSVIPQGAPPSSQGVLPAPTGILHQGVQTSASSLPQQLVIAPQSTLLTVPPQPQGVETVVQGVVSQQLPAGSPLPSASSVSVTSQVSSAGPPGMPSAPTNLAPPQNIAQPPATQNGSLVPSVSQSPLIATNISLPLAQQIPLSSTQFSTQSLAQAIGSQMEDARRPAEPSSAGVPQTLSGDSGGVSAVSDGSSSSLAASASLFPLKVLPLTTPLVDGEDESSISVLLSYQRCKE is encoded by the coding sequence ATGCACCAGCCGCCGGAGTCCACCGCCGCGGCGGCCGCCGCTGCAGACATTAGTGCTAGGAAGATGGCGCACCCGGCAATGTTCCCTCGAAGGGGCAGCGGTGGTGGCAGCGCCTCTGCTCTCAATGCAGCAGGTACCGGCGTCAGTGGTGCTGCTCCATCGTCTGAggattttcctcctccttccctgctccAGCCGCCGCCTCCTGCTGCATCTTCCACGCAGGGACCACAGCCTCCGCCTCCACAAAGCCTGAACCTTTCGCAGGCTCAGCTGCAGGCACAGCCTCTTGCGCCGGGCGGAActcagatgaaaaagaaaagtggcTTCCAGATAACTAGCGTTACTCCGGCTCAGATCTCTGCCAGCATCAGCTCCAACAACAGCATCGCAGAGGACACCGAGAGCTACGACGATCTGGACGAGTCGCACACGGAAGACCTGTCCTCTTCCGAGATCCTTGATGTGTCACTTTCCAGGGCCACTGACTTGGGTGAGCCTGAACGCAGCTCCTCAGAAGAGACTCTGAATAACTTCCAGGAGGCCGAGACACCTGGGGCAGTCTCTCCTAACCAGCCCCACCTTCCTCAGCCTCATTTGCCTCACCTCCCACAACAGAACGTTGTGATCAATGGAAACGCTCATCcacaccacctccatcaccaccatcacattCATCATGGGCACCACCTCCACCATGGACACCATCACTCATCCCATGCTGCTGTGGCCAGTTCATCCATGCCTGGAGGGCCGCCCTCGAGCCCAGTGTCCAGAAGACTCTCTACAACTGGAAGTTCTGAAGGTGGGGTGCCAGTGGCACCGACTTCTGCTGTCTCATCGAGTGGCCTCCCTGCCTCTGTGATGACTAACATCCGTGCTCCAAGTACTACTGGCAGCATAGGTATCAGTTCTGTTACGGGCCCGAGTGCACCAAATAACGTGAACGTCGCTGCCGTGGGTAGTTTCAGCCCTAGTGTGACAAGCAGTGTGCATGGTAGTGCGAATATAAGTACAAGCAATATTCCTAATGCTGCTAGTGTAAGTGTCGGGCCTGGAGTTACCAGTGGTGTTAATGTGAATGTCTTGAGTGGCATGGGCAATGGTactgtttcttcctctcctgtAACTAACAGTGTCCTTAATGCAGCTGCAGGTATCACTGTGGGAGTGGTTTcaagtcagcagcagcagcagcagcagcagcaaccaaCAGTTAACACGTCAAGGTTCAGAGTTGTCAAGTTAGACTCCACTTCTGAGCCCTTTAAAAAAGGTAGATGGACTTGCACTGAGTTCTACGAAAAGGAGAATGCGCCGCCGCCGGCGGCCGCAGAAGGCGTGGTGGTAAATAAGGCGGTGGAGACCGTGAAGCAGACCCCCACGGAAGTGGCTTCGGAGAGGGAGAGCACCAGTGGGAGTTCCGTGAGCAGTAGTGTCAGCACCCTGAGCCACTACACAGAGAGTGTGGGCAGTGGGGAGATGGGAGCCCCTAGCGTGGTGGTGCAGCAGCCAccgccgcagccgcagccgccaCCACCAGGTCTTCAAGGTGTGGCCCTCCAGCAGATAGAGTTCGGTAGCCCCGGTCCACAGAGTATTGCAGCAGTGAGTATACCACAGAGTATTTCTCAGTCGCAGATGTCCCAAGTCCAATTACAGCCTCAAGAGTTGAGCTTTCAGCAAAAGCAAGGTCTTCAACCTGTACCTCTGCAAGCCACGATGAGTGCAGCCGCGGTCATCCAGCCTTCCTCTGTCAACGTGGTGGGTGTAACGTCGGCCGTGGGTCAGCAGCCTTCCATTTCCAGTCTGGCTCAGCCCCAACTGCCGTATTCTCAGACAGCTCCTGCCGTGCAGACTCCTCTTCCAGGGGCACCACCCCAGCAGTTACAATACgggcagccgccgccgccgccgccaatgGTTTCCACACAGATAGCTCCAGGCCACGGCCAGTCAATGACTCAGAATCCTGCTTCCGAGTATGTACAGCCGCAGCCAATTCTTCAAGCATCCGTGTCCTCCGGACAGGCCAGTTCTGCAGGACCGGGAGCAGGACCCTCAGGGATCCCTGTGCCTCCGCCACAGGGGATCCAGCTGCCAGCGCAGCCCACCGCCGCCACCGTCCAAGCACAACCTGCAGGGGCATCTGGGCAGCCCATTGGCCAGGCTCAAACAGCAGTGTCTGCTCTCCCAGCTGGCAGTCAGATGGCGAGTATCGGTCCACAAGCAAACTTACCCACGGCAGTCCAGCAGCCATCTACCCAGGTTACACCTTCAGTTATCCCGCAAGGTGCTCCGCCATCTTCACAAGGAGTGCTGCCCGCTCCGACTGGGATTCTTCATCAGGGAGTTCAAACCAGTGCTTCAAGCCTTCCTCAGCAATTGGTTATCGCACCCCAGAGTACCTTGTTAACTGTGCCTCCCCAGCCGCAGGGAGTAGAAACGGTGGTCCAAGGAGTTGTTAGTCAGCAGTTGCCCGCAGGTAGTCCTTTGCCCTCTGCCAGTAGTGTTTCTGTTACCAGTCAGGTTAGTTCCGCTGGCCCTCCTGGAATGCCTTCTGCCCCAACAAACTTAGCTCCACCACAGAATATAGCACAACCCCCGGCTACCCAAAATGGCAGTTTGGTTCCGAGCGTTAGTCAATCCCCCTTGATAGCCACTAACATCAGTTTGCCTTTGGCACAACAGATACCACTAAGTTCTACTCAGTTCTCTACGCAATCCTTAGCTCAGGCGATTGGAAGCCAGATGGAAGACGCCAGGCGCCCAGCGGAGCCCTCCTCAGCCGGCGTACCTCAGACTCTGAGCGGTGACAGTGGGGGGGTGTCAGCAGTTTCAGATGGGAGTAGCAGCAGCCTCGCagcctctgcttctctcttcccGTTGAAGGTGCTACCGCTGACAACACCCCTGGTGGATGGCGAGGACGAGAG